From a region of the Candidatus Omnitrophota bacterium genome:
- a CDS encoding PQQ-binding-like beta-propeller repeat protein — translation MMKKALILALCLTAWTSAVSGDNWPQYLGPNRNATSPETGLLKSWPESGPEALWIFPLGEGYGAPAVYEGKVYILDKADKKDTLRCLDLATGKEEWSYSYDASGSYGHPGSRSVPTVDKERIYTCGPDGDIYCIDKTTHKPIWNKSLREGFGNPASLGWGFGQNPLLYKNMLIVAPMTNEVGVAALDPSNGNIIWKSAPLPGNPSYVSPAIFSVGGMEQVVMASATNERRGRRRGGSSDQQTESQPSPEANKGAIVGLDPKNGQQLWSYNGWQCMIPIPNVVAIGGDRFFITGGYRAGSAIFRVSQKDGAYVAEEVLKTQDFGTHCHPPLFYKNHLYGICSTNETRDGLVCMNLEGKVQWKTESNPFFDKGGMILADEMIISVDGRDGFLYLIDPAPEGFKPLAKAKMLEPGESWAPLTLVDGKLLIRDQTQIKCVKIK, via the coding sequence ATGATGAAAAAAGCGTTGATTCTCGCACTCTGCCTAACCGCATGGACGTCCGCCGTTTCAGGCGACAATTGGCCGCAATACCTGGGACCGAACCGAAACGCAACATCGCCGGAAACAGGATTATTGAAATCGTGGCCCGAAAGCGGACCGGAAGCGTTGTGGATATTTCCTCTTGGGGAAGGATATGGCGCTCCAGCGGTCTATGAGGGTAAAGTATATATCCTCGATAAGGCGGATAAGAAAGATACGCTTCGTTGTCTCGATCTGGCCACAGGCAAAGAAGAATGGAGTTATAGCTACGACGCGTCGGGCAGCTATGGCCACCCCGGTTCTCGATCCGTTCCGACCGTTGACAAAGAAAGAATTTATACTTGCGGACCCGACGGCGATATTTATTGCATCGATAAGACGACCCATAAGCCCATTTGGAATAAGAGTCTTCGCGAAGGATTTGGGAATCCGGCTTCGCTGGGGTGGGGATTCGGCCAGAATCCTTTGCTTTATAAGAATATGTTAATCGTCGCCCCCATGACGAATGAGGTTGGCGTCGCTGCTCTCGATCCTTCCAATGGGAACATAATATGGAAATCAGCTCCGCTTCCCGGCAATCCCAGTTACGTATCGCCTGCGATATTTTCTGTCGGCGGCATGGAACAAGTAGTGATGGCCAGCGCTACCAATGAACGCCGGGGACGCCGCCGAGGCGGTTCGAGCGATCAACAAACGGAAAGCCAACCATCGCCGGAAGCCAATAAAGGCGCCATTGTTGGATTGGATCCGAAGAACGGCCAACAGTTATGGAGTTATAACGGCTGGCAGTGCATGATTCCCATTCCCAACGTAGTGGCGATCGGCGGCGACCGGTTTTTTATTACCGGCGGATATAGAGCCGGATCGGCGATATTCCGCGTGAGCCAAAAAGACGGCGCATATGTCGCGGAAGAAGTATTGAAGACCCAGGATTTCGGAACGCATTGCCATCCGCCTCTCTTCTACAAGAATCACTTGTACGGAATTTGCTCGACGAACGAAACCCGCGACGGTCTGGTTTGCATGAATCTGGAAGGCAAAGTCCAATGGAAAACCGAAAGCAATCCGTTTTTCGATAAAGGGGGGATGATTCTCGCCGATGAAATGATAATCAGCGTAGATGGACGCGATGGCTTCCTCTATCTGATCGATCCTGCGCCGGAGG
- a CDS encoding PQQ-binding-like beta-propeller repeat protein, with amino-acid sequence MNNDRMKKNNSNKRYWDSSLKGIAVVSGVFSLLVAVLMIFNHAAIKAGLPDKEALYSEELVQKKAQLTQEPTNEQLIKEIRLLDLELRRDYFQRRDFARRGKYLLLVGIVIFIASLKSLASARKKPAKPKSRSKEPEFESHNRKLERRAVSVLGASILGGVLALNAMQRSETPFPASESQESSMASAVPAADYPSPEEIQKNWPRFRGPGGLGISAYDRAPAFWDGKTGEGVLWKTEILLPGNNSPIVWGDQVFISGADENKKEVFCYSMQSGELLWRSPVDNIPGNPGESPVFFEDTGRAPSTMACDGSRVYAIFPDGDLIAFHFNGQRAWAKNLGVPENPYGNASSLVLYQNLLLVQYDQGGKEDGKSMLYALEGKTGEIAWRSKRPVGSSWTTPIVIDVGKEKQLVTCSDPWIIAYEPGTGEELWKANLLGTDLAPSPIFAADKIFAIKSNEILYAIRPDGRGDVTDSPNIVWSKDCPAPDICSPVSNGELVFILGGGGYLTCYDVQTGVMVWEHGFDDAFQSSPSLAGGWIYLLSESGNGYRVKAAREYEESQKSFLDEWLRASPAFLDGKIVIRGDRNLYCIGDKS; translated from the coding sequence ATGAACAACGATAGGATGAAGAAAAACAATTCTAACAAACGCTATTGGGATTCCTCTTTGAAAGGAATAGCCGTCGTATCCGGCGTTTTTTCCCTATTGGTTGCGGTCTTGATGATCTTCAACCATGCCGCCATCAAAGCCGGTCTTCCCGATAAAGAAGCGCTCTATTCCGAGGAACTCGTACAAAAAAAAGCGCAGTTAACTCAAGAACCAACGAACGAACAATTAATCAAGGAAATCCGCCTCCTTGACCTCGAATTGAGACGGGATTATTTCCAGCGAAGGGATTTCGCTCGGCGAGGCAAATATCTTCTCCTGGTTGGAATTGTTATTTTCATTGCGTCCTTGAAAAGTTTGGCTTCTGCCCGGAAAAAACCAGCCAAGCCCAAATCCCGCTCGAAGGAGCCGGAATTCGAATCCCATAATCGCAAACTGGAAAGAAGAGCAGTAAGCGTTTTGGGAGCGTCGATTTTAGGAGGCGTTTTGGCGTTGAACGCCATGCAACGGAGCGAAACGCCATTTCCCGCGTCCGAATCTCAGGAATCGAGCATGGCTTCCGCCGTTCCGGCCGCCGATTATCCCAGCCCGGAAGAGATTCAAAAAAACTGGCCGAGATTTCGCGGTCCTGGGGGGTTGGGAATATCTGCTTACGATCGCGCTCCCGCGTTTTGGGACGGCAAAACCGGCGAGGGCGTTCTCTGGAAAACCGAGATTCTGCTTCCCGGGAATAACTCGCCTATCGTCTGGGGCGACCAAGTATTCATATCGGGCGCCGATGAAAATAAAAAAGAAGTCTTTTGTTATTCTATGCAATCCGGCGAACTCCTATGGCGAAGCCCCGTCGATAACATTCCCGGAAATCCGGGAGAATCGCCGGTTTTTTTTGAAGATACGGGGCGCGCCCCTTCGACGATGGCCTGCGACGGCTCGCGCGTCTACGCCATCTTCCCCGACGGCGATTTGATCGCTTTCCATTTCAACGGCCAGAGAGCCTGGGCTAAAAACCTGGGAGTTCCGGAAAATCCCTACGGAAACGCCTCATCGCTTGTCCTCTACCAGAATCTCTTGCTCGTTCAATACGATCAGGGCGGCAAAGAAGATGGAAAATCCATGCTCTACGCCTTGGAAGGAAAAACGGGCGAGATCGCATGGCGATCGAAGCGTCCGGTAGGTTCATCCTGGACGACGCCCATCGTCATCGATGTAGGAAAGGAAAAGCAACTTGTTACTTGTTCCGATCCTTGGATCATTGCCTACGAACCAGGTACAGGAGAAGAATTATGGAAAGCGAATTTGCTGGGAACGGATTTAGCGCCTTCCCCCATTTTTGCAGCAGACAAAATTTTTGCCATCAAATCCAATGAAATATTGTATGCCATTCGTCCAGACGGCCGAGGCGACGTAACGGACAGTCCCAATATCGTATGGTCGAAGGATTGCCCCGCTCCGGATATCTGTAGTCCCGTAAGCAACGGGGAACTGGTTTTTATTCTCGGCGGCGGCGGATATTTAACCTGCTACGACGTTCAAACCGGAGTAATGGTCTGGGAACACGGCTTCGATGATGCGTTTCAGTCTTCTCCCAGTCTTGCTGGAGGATGGATTTATCTGCTTAGCGAAAGCGGAAATGGCTACCGAGTCAAAGCGGCCCGCGAATATGAAGAAAGTCAAAAATCGTTTTTGGATGAGTGGCTGCGAGCATCACCCGCTTTTCTGGATGGGAAAATCGTAATTCGTGGCGATCGCAATTTATATTGCATAGGCGATAAATCGTAA
- a CDS encoding 4Fe-4S binding protein translates to MIFFVRTAPFLILLLACLGAAEDIQRFPPPDFESGYVMPATTTPQPRAGWLNYLDLAVLFTALSLASYLVIYKRNRPGIFALTIFSLLYFGFYREGCVCSIGAIQNVAYSLFHANSAIPFVVIAFFLLPLIFALYSGRVFCAGVCPLGAIQDVVLIKPIRIPRWLLQSLGLIPYLYLGLAVLFAAQGSSFIICEYDPFVSFFRLSGRLNIIIVGFSLLAIGVFVGRPYCLFLCPYGAILRLLSRLSLWQVTVSPDECRQCQLCEEACPFGAIYPPTPEETQPIRKNRKQLAMMLVLLPILVALGSWSFSLLAPTFSRTHPAVRLAEDISLEDSTHSETYSDASQAFRDLGQSKEVLFNQARNLRNRFSWGAWILGGFFGFAVAFKLIGLSLPQQRMDYEIDNADCVACGRCFSYCPVELKRRREKKSSRSAPKDQTIQEQ, encoded by the coding sequence ATGATCTTTTTTGTTCGAACCGCGCCGTTCCTAATACTGCTCCTGGCTTGTCTTGGCGCTGCGGAAGATATTCAACGCTTTCCTCCCCCGGATTTCGAAAGCGGTTACGTTATGCCGGCAACAACAACGCCGCAGCCCCGGGCGGGATGGTTGAATTATCTGGATTTGGCCGTACTTTTCACCGCGCTTTCCCTCGCTTCTTATCTGGTTATCTATAAACGAAACCGTCCAGGCATTTTTGCGCTCACGATCTTTTCTCTCCTTTATTTTGGTTTTTATCGCGAAGGCTGCGTCTGTTCGATCGGCGCTATCCAAAATGTCGCTTATTCGCTCTTTCATGCGAACAGCGCCATCCCCTTCGTAGTTATTGCGTTTTTCCTTTTGCCCCTGATATTCGCGCTTTACAGCGGACGAGTATTCTGCGCCGGAGTATGCCCTTTAGGCGCTATCCAGGACGTTGTGCTCATTAAACCCATACGAATTCCCCGCTGGCTGCTGCAATCCCTCGGCTTGATCCCTTATCTATACCTTGGTTTGGCGGTGTTGTTCGCCGCTCAGGGAAGTTCCTTTATTATTTGCGAATACGATCCTTTTGTCTCATTTTTCCGGCTTTCCGGCAGGCTGAATATTATAATTGTAGGATTTTCGCTATTGGCGATCGGCGTTTTTGTTGGCAGGCCGTATTGCCTATTTTTATGTCCTTATGGCGCGATCCTTCGTCTTTTGTCTCGGCTCTCTTTATGGCAGGTTACGGTTTCTCCCGACGAGTGCCGTCAATGCCAATTATGCGAGGAAGCCTGCCCCTTCGGCGCCATTTATCCTCCTACGCCTGAAGAAACGCAACCGATTCGTAAGAATCGGAAACAACTTGCTATGATGCTTGTTTTATTGCCCATCTTGGTTGCGCTTGGAAGTTGGTCTTTTTCTCTCTTAGCGCCCACGTTCTCGCGAACGCATCCAGCGGTTCGCCTGGCCGAAGATATTTCCTTGGAGGATTCGACGCACTCGGAAACATACTCCGATGCCAGTCAGGCGTTTCGCGATCTGGGACAATCCAAAGAAGTTCTCTTCAACCAAGCTCGAAATCTACGGAACCGTTTTTCATGGGGCGCATGGATTCTGGGAGGTTTTTTTGGATTTGCGGTTGCCTTCAAACTGATAGGATTGTCTCTTCCCCAACAAAGAATGGATTATGAAATCGATAACGCCGACTGCGTTGCCTGCGGGAGATGCTTTTCGTATTGTCCCGTGGAATTGAAACGGCGGCGAGAAAAAAAATCCTCTCGCTCGGCGCCGAAGGATCAAACGATTCAAGAGCAATGA
- a CDS encoding ferredoxin: MNKNAKEVSRRSLLAEGIRSFSLLCVGGFAGGMMGRSQSQRYCWQIDPHKCVMCGICATHCVLEESAVKCVQAYAMCGYCKLCTGFFDPSPQALNTGAENQLCPTGAIVRTFIEDPYYEYKIDENLCTGCGKCVKWCKAFGNGSFYLQVRHDRCLNCNECSIAIACPSEAFQRVPYDEPYLLKGTTSKG, translated from the coding sequence ATGAATAAAAACGCAAAAGAAGTTAGCCGGCGCAGCCTGCTTGCGGAAGGAATTCGAAGTTTTAGCCTTCTTTGCGTTGGCGGTTTCGCGGGAGGCATGATGGGACGAAGCCAAAGCCAACGGTATTGTTGGCAGATCGATCCTCACAAATGCGTTATGTGCGGAATTTGCGCGACTCATTGCGTACTGGAAGAGTCCGCCGTCAAGTGCGTTCAAGCCTACGCCATGTGCGGCTATTGCAAATTGTGCACCGGTTTTTTCGATCCTTCTCCCCAGGCGCTTAACACCGGAGCGGAAAACCAACTCTGTCCCACCGGCGCCATAGTGCGCACCTTTATTGAAGATCCTTATTACGAATACAAAATCGACGAAAACCTGTGCACCGGATGCGGGAAATGCGTTAAATGGTGCAAAGCTTTCGGAAACGGATCGTTCTATTTGCAGGTTCGTCATGACCGTTGCTTGAATTGCAACGAATGTTCGATCGCCATAGCATGCCCATCAGAAGCGTTTCAGCGAGTTCCCTATGACGAGCCGTATTTATTGAAAGGAACGACCAGCAAAGGATGA
- a CDS encoding PQQ-binding-like beta-propeller repeat protein produces MKKTMKWVMGIVLCAIMSGANGVLAQDWPQWRGVNRDDKATGFTAPSEWPKELKQQWQMNVGLGDATPSLVGDKLYAFTRQGEEEVILCLNAANGDEIWRDKYAAHAATGPAGSHPGPRSTPTVSEGKVVTLGVSGVLSCLDASSGKVLWRKEEFTKAVPQFFTAMSPIVIDGVCIAHLGGKDSGSIIAFDLEKGSQKWKWDGDGPAYSSPVLAEMDGVKQLVFQTEKNLIGVSTADGSLLWQVPTPPQRRFYNSSTPIVDGQTVFYTGQGEGTKAIKIEKKDGGFGFKELWSNPELGSGFNTPVLHDGFLYGLTAAGNLFCINAQTGKSAWTDEKRSNNFGSIVDAGSVLLALPSTSELIVYKPNNEKYEELARYKVSDKPIYAHPIIVGNRIFTKDENFITLWTIK; encoded by the coding sequence ATGAAGAAAACAATGAAATGGGTTATGGGGATTGTACTTTGCGCAATCATGTCCGGCGCCAATGGCGTCCTCGCGCAGGATTGGCCTCAATGGAGGGGCGTCAATCGCGATGACAAAGCAACCGGCTTTACGGCTCCTTCGGAATGGCCAAAGGAACTCAAGCAACAATGGCAAATGAATGTCGGTTTGGGAGATGCGACGCCCTCGCTCGTAGGCGACAAACTCTACGCCTTCACACGGCAAGGCGAAGAAGAGGTGATTTTATGCCTTAATGCGGCGAATGGCGATGAGATTTGGAGGGACAAATACGCCGCGCATGCCGCGACAGGCCCAGCCGGTTCGCATCCCGGACCGCGAAGTACGCCCACCGTATCGGAAGGAAAAGTCGTTACTCTTGGCGTCAGCGGCGTACTATCCTGCCTCGATGCGTCCAGCGGCAAGGTTTTATGGAGAAAAGAAGAGTTCACGAAAGCCGTGCCGCAGTTTTTCACGGCGATGTCGCCTATCGTCATCGATGGAGTTTGCATTGCGCATCTTGGCGGAAAAGACAGCGGAAGCATCATCGCATTCGACCTGGAAAAAGGTTCGCAAAAATGGAAGTGGGATGGAGACGGCCCAGCGTACTCTTCGCCCGTTTTGGCGGAAATGGATGGAGTGAAGCAACTTGTTTTCCAGACGGAGAAAAATCTCATCGGCGTCTCAACGGCAGACGGAAGCCTCTTATGGCAAGTTCCAACTCCGCCTCAGAGAAGATTTTATAACTCCTCCACTCCCATTGTGGACGGGCAAACTGTTTTTTATACCGGGCAAGGAGAAGGAACAAAAGCCATAAAAATCGAAAAAAAGGACGGCGGTTTTGGTTTTAAAGAATTGTGGAGCAACCCAGAACTTGGATCGGGATTCAACACGCCGGTTCTTCATGACGGTTTTCTCTACGGATTGACCGCCGCGGGAAATTTGTTCTGCATTAACGCTCAAACCGGCAAATCGGCCTGGACGGACGAAAAACGGAGCAATAATTTCGGCTCCATTGTCGATGCCGGTTCCGTTCTTTTGGCTCTTCCCAGCACTTCGGAATTGATTGTTTATAAACCCAATAATGAAAAATACGAGGAACTGGCCCGGTACAAAGTATCCGACAAACCCATCTATGCGCATCCTATCATTGTTGGAAACCGGATTTTCACCAAAGACGAGAATTTTATCACTCTGTGGACAATCAAATAA
- a CDS encoding type II secretion system protein GspG: MTIQKPSTIFAFTLIELLIVVAIIGILAAIAVPNFLNAQVRAKVARARADMRSISTALETYRIQYNSYPPDGDDFLNFNPADFDTRARLKVLTTPISFMSNLPSDPFHASYIEFPPETGIQLLFPGNPPYTYIYSTYGSYAGDQRQSANSGKPNNFGLSSLGPNKIFNAFVGYPIMYDMSNGVVSDGDITIVGGDRTPLSP, translated from the coding sequence TTGACAATCCAAAAACCATCAACGATTTTTGCTTTTACGCTCATCGAACTATTGATTGTCGTTGCGATCATTGGGATTTTGGCGGCGATTGCGGTTCCCAATTTTCTAAACGCTCAAGTACGAGCCAAAGTCGCCCGGGCGCGGGCGGATATGCGTTCGATTTCGACGGCGCTCGAAACGTACCGGATTCAATACAATTCTTATCCTCCCGATGGAGACGATTTTCTCAATTTCAATCCCGCCGATTTCGATACGAGAGCGCGGCTCAAAGTATTGACGACGCCCATCTCTTTTATGTCGAATCTTCCCTCCGATCCATTTCACGCGAGCTATATCGAATTCCCGCCCGAAACGGGCATTCAACTGCTGTTTCCCGGCAATCCTCCCTACACGTATATTTATTCGACCTACGGAAGCTACGCCGGAGATCAAAGACAGAGCGCCAACTCCGGCAAGCCTAATAATTTTGGATTGAGTTCGCTTGGGCCGAATAAAATATTCAACGCCTTTGTCGGCTACCCGATCATGTACGACATGAGCAACGGCGTCGTTTCCGATGGCGACATCACCATCGTTGGGGGCGATAGAACGCCGCTCAGTCCCTGA